A region from the Rhodohalobacter sp. SW132 genome encodes:
- the porV gene encoding type IX secretion system outer membrane channel protein PorV: MRKLVLPFLAVFLLTGAFSVTNAQVGITAVPFLQIEPDSRGAGMGNTGVAIADNASAMFWNPAGLAFQDKNQISITHANWLPAFNADLFYDYLVGTYYVEGIGTIGGHITFLNLGQQIRTSEDNVELGRFNSFEIAGGLSYGFELSRNLALGTGFRFIYSSLADGTVAGQKVNPGASVGVDLAALYKTDPFSIGSRSANVNFGMNLSNIGPSIQYTDNAQKDPLPTVLRAGWAFTTELDSRGYNTLTIANDVSKIMARNERISGDGEGGDTYEAMGSLEAIFNSWGSFDRFNGSETVTLSLVDQLMFGSGFEYWYNNQFALRGGYYHEHEENGNRRFMTFGAGLRYNIVGVDFSYIYTLEEDHPLANTIRLSLLLTFN; this comes from the coding sequence ATGAGAAAATTAGTTTTACCTTTCTTAGCCGTATTTCTACTCACCGGAGCATTTTCAGTGACCAACGCACAGGTTGGAATTACTGCTGTTCCCTTTCTGCAAATTGAGCCCGATTCCCGGGGTGCCGGAATGGGAAATACCGGAGTTGCCATAGCCGATAATGCATCTGCAATGTTCTGGAATCCAGCAGGTCTTGCTTTTCAGGACAAAAACCAAATCAGCATTACACATGCGAACTGGCTTCCTGCCTTCAATGCCGACCTTTTTTATGACTACCTCGTTGGCACCTACTATGTTGAAGGAATTGGCACGATTGGCGGGCATATTACCTTTCTGAATCTTGGACAGCAAATCCGGACCAGTGAAGACAATGTTGAACTTGGCCGATTTAACAGTTTTGAAATTGCCGGTGGTCTCTCTTACGGATTTGAACTTTCAAGAAATTTAGCTCTCGGTACCGGATTCCGCTTTATCTATAGTTCTCTTGCGGATGGAACCGTGGCCGGTCAAAAAGTAAATCCCGGTGCAAGTGTGGGAGTTGATCTCGCTGCACTCTACAAAACGGATCCTTTCTCCATCGGTTCAAGAAGTGCCAATGTAAACTTCGGCATGAACCTTTCTAATATCGGACCGAGTATCCAGTATACCGATAACGCCCAGAAAGATCCGCTTCCTACTGTATTAAGAGCCGGCTGGGCATTCACCACAGAACTGGACTCCCGCGGATATAACACCCTTACCATTGCCAATGATGTATCCAAGATTATGGCCCGCAACGAACGCATCAGCGGTGACGGTGAAGGCGGCGATACCTATGAAGCGATGGGCTCACTTGAAGCAATTTTCAATTCATGGGGTTCTTTTGATAGATTCAACGGAAGTGAAACCGTTACCCTCAGCCTGGTTGATCAACTTATGTTTGGAAGCGGATTTGAATACTGGTACAATAACCAGTTTGCGCTTCGGGGCGGATATTACCACGAACACGAAGAGAATGGAAACCGCCGTTTTATGACCTTCGGTGCCGGACTTCGATACAATATCGTTGGAGTTGACTTCAGCTACATTTACACTCTCGAAGAAGATCACCCGCTTGCAAATACAATCCGCTTAAGTTTACTGCTAACTTTCAACTAA